In Carya illinoinensis cultivar Pawnee chromosome 10, C.illinoinensisPawnee_v1, whole genome shotgun sequence, one DNA window encodes the following:
- the LOC122278926 gene encoding probable LRR receptor-like serine/threonine-protein kinase At3g47570 yields MANQTTCFLIFRFLALLLMSRLSTDAKIFNITTDQSALLALKAHISYDPHHILTTNWSSSTSVCNWVGVTCGSRHHRVTALNLSNNGLVGTIPPHIGNLSFLVSLSIRNNSFHGSMPNELSHLYHLKFLHFGYNEFSGEIPSWIGLLTKLQVLILVTNNFEGTIPSSLFNSTSSLQQIVLEDNQLWGSIPSSIFEIMSTLKVISLAENKFSGPMPSIFFNMSSLQYIDFSNNTLSGALPPEVGNLTMLTYLNLANNNFKGSQLPSSLFKCKQLQYLNLESNNLKGKLSPEIGNLTKLIFLDLAYNNFEGAIRSEIGNLQNLEYFDLGLNNFVGTIPLEIFNISTIQLFILLGNHLSGTLPSNMGLLLPNLRGIFLEGNELSGTIPATIANVSQLISVELESNSFSGLIPKTLDNLRFLQVLNLGFNNLTIESSELSIFSYFANNPYLKKLYLSMNPLNGVLPNSIGNHSIFLEQLDLTGCNIKGNIPIDIGNLSRLTYMSLGDNDISGPIPTTIGRLSMLERLGLFDNRLIGPIPLDISYLGRLGDLDLAGNKLSGQIPESIINMTSLRFLNLAFNQLTSRIPSSLWRQTDLLAVDLSSNSLSGSLSLDIGNMKVLTILNLSRNQLSGHIPETMGGLISLVNLSLAVNQLEGSIPISFGGLVSLELLDLVGNNLSGEIPKSLEVLRYLKYLNVSYNKLRGEIPTRGPFVNFSAESFMSNDALCGVIRLNVPPCKEASLGPRKAMRVRILRYVLPTLGLTILVVSVVLVSRKLHGKKNAKLSNNKDSIPLSTWRRISHKQLLQAAEGFSANNLLGEGSFGSVYRGTLLDGTYIAIKVLNLELEGAFKSFDIECEILRQVRHRNLVKIISVCSNIDFKALVLEYMSKGNLEMWLYSSTHCLNMLQRLNIMIDVAAALEYLHLGYSTPIVHCDLKPSNVLLDEDMVGHVADFGIAKLLSDGISLTQTMTMATIGYMAPEYGSEGIISTSGDVYSYGILLMETFTRKKPTDDMIIGEMSLKRLVEESFSLSILEVIDANLLSNENDYVAMETCLSATMGLALHCCADLSEQRIDIKNVLARLNKIKLKYLHDHGG; encoded by the exons ATGGCCAACCAAACTACTTGTTTCCTCATCTTTCGTTTTCTGGCACTGCTTCTCATGTCTCGTTTAAGTACTGATgcaaaaattttcaatattaccaCAGATCAATCTGCTCTTCTTGCCTTGAAAGCTCATATTTCTTATGACCCTCACCATATTTTGACAACAAATTGGTCCTCCAGTACTTCAGTTTGCAATTGGGTTGGTGTCACCTGTGGTTCTAGACATCATCGGGTTACAGCCTTGAACCTTTCTAATAATGGTCTTGTAGGAACCATTCCTCCACATATAGGAAACCTTTCATTTCTTGTCAGCTTAAGCATCAGGAACAATAGTTTTCATGGCTCAATGCCAAACGAATTGTCTCATCTTTATCACTTGAAATTCTTGCATTTTGGATACAATGAATTCAGTGGAGAAATCCCGTCATGGATAGGGTTGCTAACCAAACTTCAAGTTTTAATTCTTGTAACCAACAATTTCGAAGGTACTATCCCATCATCTCTATTTAACAGTACATCTTCATTGCAACAAATTGTACTTGAAGATAATCAACTTTGGGGCTCTATACCATCCTCTATCTTCGAGATCATGTCTACCTTGAAAGTAATTTCTCTAGCAGAAAACAAGTTTTCAGGTCCAATGCCCTCCATTTTCTTCAACATGTCTTCACTGCAATATATTGATTTCAGCAATAATACGCTATCTGGTGCACTACCACCAGAAGTAGGGAACTTAACCATGCTTACATATTTAAATCTTGCCAATAACAACTTCAaag GTAGTCAGCTCCCATCCTCTTTGTTCAAGTGCAAACAGCTGCAATATTTAAACTTGGAGTCTAATAATTTGAAAGGAAAACTATCACCCGAAATAGGGAACTTAACCAAGCTCATATTTTTAGATCTTGCCTACAACAACTTCGAAG GTGCAATACGAAGTGAAATTGGTAATTTGCAGAACCTAGAGTATTTCGATCTGGGACTTAACAATTTTGTTGGCACAATTCCACTGGAGATATTCAATATCTCAACAATACAACTGTTCATCTTACTAGGAAATCACCTCTCAGGCACTCTTCCATCAAATATGGGCCTCTTGCTTCCAAATCTTAGGGGAATTTTTCTTGAGGGGAATGAACTTAGTGGAACGATTCCAGCCACTATTGCCAATGTTTCACAGCTCATTTCAGTCGAATTGGAAAGTAACTCATTCTCGGGTTTGATTCCAAAAACACTTGATAATTTAAGGTTCCTCCAGGTGCTCAACCTCGGATTCAATAATCTGACCATTGAATCTTCAGAATTGAGtatcttttcatattttgcgAACAATCCATATCTCAAAAAATTGTATCTGTCTATGAATCCACTAAATGGAGTCCTTCCTAATTCCATTGGAAACCACTCGATCTTTCTTGAACAACTTGATCTCACTGGTTGCAATATTAAGGGCAACATTCCCATAGATATTGGCAATTTAAGTAGATTGACATATATGTCCCTGGGCGACAATGATATTTCCGGACCTATTCCAACTACAATAGGAAGATTAAGCATGCTCGAACGTTTGGGCCTTTTTGATAATAGGCTAATAGGTCCAATCCCATTGGATATCAGTTACTTAGGGAGATTGGGAGATTTAGATTTAGCTGGAAATAAGCTATCTGGGCAGATTCCTGAAAGCATAATTAATATGACTTCATTAAGATTTCTCAACTTAGCCTTCAACCAATTAACTTCAAGGATTCCTTCGAGCTTGTGGAGGCAGACAGATCTCTTAGCAGTCGACTTGTCATCCAATTCCCTAAGTGGCTCGCTTTCATTAGATATTGGAAATATGAAGGTCCtgacaatattgaatttatcaagAAATCAACTATCCGGTCATATTCCAGAAACAATGGGTGGGCTCATATCCCTAGTCAATCTCTCTTTGGCAGTCAATCAATTAGAGGGCTCTATTCCTATATCTTTTGGCGGATTAGTAAGCTTGGAGTTGTTAGATCTTGTTGGTAACAACTTATCTGGAGAGATACCTAAGTCCTTAGAAGTGCTAAGGTACCTCAAATATCTAAATGTCTCCTACAATAAACTACGAGGAGAAATTCCAACACGGGGACCATTTGTTAACTTCTCAGCTGAATCATTTATGTCAAATGATGCACTCTGTGGTGTGATTAGACTGAATGTTCCTCCATGCAAAGAAGCTTCTCTTGGACCAAGAAAGGCAATGAGGGTGCGTATACTAAGATATGTACTGCCCACATTGGGGTTAACGATACTTGTAGTATCTGTTGTACTAGTCTCAAGAAAACTCCATGGAAAGAAGAATGCAAAACTTTCCAACAACAAAGACTCAATACCTTTATCAACATGGAGAAGAATATCGCACAAACAACTTTTACAAGCAGCAGAAGGGTTTAGTGCAAACAACTTACTTGGAGAAGGGAGTTTCGGCTCAGTTTATAGAGGGACACTCTTAGATGGTACATACATTGCAATAAAAGTTCTAAATTTGGAACTAGAAGGTGCATTCAAAAGTTTTGATATAGAATGTGAGATATTACGACAAGTTCGTCATCGAAATCTTGTCAAAATCATTAGCGTTTGTAGTAACATTGACTTCAAAGCACTTGTTTTGGAATACATGTCTAAAGGGAACCTAGAGATGTGGTTGTATTCTAGCACCCATTGCTTGAATATGCTACAAAGACTTAATATAATGATTGACGTGGCAGCAGCACTTGAATACCTTCATCTTGGTTATTCAACACCTATTGTTCATTGTGATTTGAAGCCAAGTAATGTCTTATTAGATGAAGATATGGTTGGACATGTTGCTGATTTTGGTATTGCCAAACTCCTAAGTGATGGAATCTCTCTCACGCAAACAATGACCATGGCTACAATTGGGTATATGGCACCAG AGTATGGATCTGAAGGAATTATTTCTACAAGCGGTGATGTGTATAGCTATGGAATATTATTGATGGAAACTTTTACAAGAAAGAAGCCCACTGATGATATGATTATTGGTGAAATGAGCTTAAAGCGTTTAGTTGAGGAATCATTTTCGCTTTCGATACTTGAAGTTATCGATGCCAATTTGTTGAGCAATGAAAATGACTATGTTGCTATGGAGACATGCTTATCAGCAACTATGGGCTTGGCTTTGCATTGTTGTGCAGATTTGTCTGAACAGAGGATCgatataaaaaatgttttagcTAGACTCAACAAGATCAAATTAAAGTATCTACATGATCATGGAGGGTAA